A region of the Gemmatimonas sp. UBA7669 genome:
ATGCCTACCAGCGCGAGTATGACGGTCGCCACAACCGCTTCGAGCAGACTCACGCCGCGCCCTCAGCTACGCTCATGTGGTCGGCGCTCTGGTGCCCGCGGTGGACTCGCCGGCACGCGGCATGCGCCAGCGGCAGCGGGTGGCGTCCCACACGGTGGCCGTGCCCTCGCGCTTCACGGACCATTTGCCAACGGGGCGACAGGCACCGAGCGGGTCGACCGTGAGTTGCAGGGCGCCAATACCGCGCACATCCAGCGTGCCGGCGGCCAGCGGTTCCGTCTGGCCAGGGACCACAATGCTCCAGAGGCCGTCGTCGTACACGCGCAAGGCGACGGTCACCGCCTGTTTTGTGGCAAGCTGACGGGCGCTGTCCACGAGCGCATCGAGGTCGGCCGCCTGCTCGCGGCGATCGGCGGGCGCCGGGGGCAATTGCTGACGCACCACGGCCGCAGTGACAATGGCCAGAATGGCCAGCACGACCAGCAGCTCGAACAGGGTGACGCCGGCGCGGGCCGCATGCCGCGGTGCGGAATGCGTGCAGTACCGCAGGGAGGAAGCAAGGCGGGCGGACACCCCGCACAATCTCGGTGTCCGCCCGCCCTTGTCAACAAACGGGCCGAGCCCGTGTCGTCACAGCCTACTGCACCACTTACTTCTTGATCAGGGGCTGCACGGCCGCCGGCACGGCAAAGGCATTGGCCGGCACGTTGTTGAGCTGCACGTCCTTGATGGTGATGACCATGGCCTGCGGGCCCATGTTGGCTTCGCTGCGCGTGGGGAACTTGATGCCGCCGAAGTCCTTGTAGTCCTTCACGATCGTGGTGGTCTGCAGCGTACCCATCTCCGAGGTGGTCGTGCTTTCGCTGCCGATGTTGAGACCCGAGGCGAGCGAGAAGTACTGCCAGCTTTCGTTGCCCGAACCCTTGCGCACCATCTTGATCTTGTAGGCCTTCTCGCCGGCGAAGTCCACCACCCCTTCGTTGGTCATCGAGGAGAAGCGATCAGCCGGAAACATCAGACTGCCGGTGAGATCGGCCTGCTCGCGCATCTGCTCGAGCTCCTTGCCTTCCATGAGGCGCGAGCCCTGCATGGGATTGGATGACCAGGCGATGGTGCCGTCGGTGCCGGTGATCATCTCACCCATCTGCGGGATGGTGATCTTCGTGGCCATGCGGTTGGGCGCACCAATCGCGAAGTCGGCCTCGGCCGTGATCCCCATGGACGGCATCTCCATCTGGGCGATCTGGCGGATGGACGTGACCTTCTCGATCGCGGCCTTGCCGCCAATGGCCGCGACATGCTTGCTGATGACATCTGCCGGAGACGGCAAAGCCTGCGCCGAAAGGCGCGTGCTGCCGAGGACAAGCGTGGCAAACATCAGCGCGGTGCCACGGGCCACCGTGCGGGTCGAGCGGAAAGAACGCATGGACTGCATCGTCGGGAAACTCCGTCTTGGGAGGAATCGAAACCTGCGGGACCACTGAGGTGCGGGATTGCGACCTGCGGTGAAGCGACCTGCGGTGAAGCGACCTGCGGTACTACACGGTACTGACCATCAAGGCACAATCGGGCGCGCGGCCTGACCTGCGGCCCAGCGCAGCGCCGCATCGAGGGCGGCATCCCGTCCCTTGATGAGTTCGGGGCGAGTAAGCGGCACCACGCGGTCGGGGATCACCCCTTCGCCTTCCACCGGCTTGCCGGTGGGGCCCACGAAGTCCGCGATGGCGTGATACAGGATGTCGCCATTGGGCAGCCGCTCAGGCACCGAGGGGAGCGCCTGTCCGGCCGACTGCGTGCCGAACACCGTGGCTCGCTTGAGGAGCTGCAGCCCACCGGCAAAGATCTCGGTGGTGCTGGCCGACAGCGGGTCCACCACGATGGCCAGCGGACCGGCAAATGGCTTCACCGTCTGGTTTTGTCCGTTCACGCGACGCGGGTTGGCCACGAAACGCAGGTTCGACGTGCGCTGCGTCATGACGCCAATGGCCACGCTCGTGTCGAGGAAATGTCCGGCGATGCCCATGGACATGCCGCCCACGCCACCCAGGTTGCCGCGCACGTCAATCACGATGGCATCACTGCTGCGCAGCGAGTCCATGGCGGCGTCGAAGGCCGGTGAGAGCACGGGCATCCACACGTTGAAGCGAATGACGCCCACGGTCCGGCCGTCCTGCTTGACCCGACTCCATTCGAGCTGCGCGGGCATGGGCGGCAGATTGCCGAACTTGGCTATGCTGCCGGGAAAGGCCTGCTGCACGAGCGTGAGGTCGCGCGTGACGTCGCGCGCATCGGCAAAGCTGAGCTGCGCGGTGTCGCCGGCGCTGCCGCTGAGACTGCGGTTCAGCATCTGCGAGGCCATGAGCGCGCGGCGACGCGGCTCGAGCGAGGCCGGCAGGCGCGCCACACGCGCGGCCGTGGGACAACCCCTCACGGCCTGCAGCACCCATCCGGTGCGCACACCCGCGTGCCATGCCGGCCCGCCGGTGTCCACCTGCGTCACCACCATGGCGCCGTCCAGAAGGCGCGTTTCAAAGCCCAGCCAGCCCGGCTGATCACCGCCGCTGCGTCCGGGGGCGCCGGAACCGGAACCCGCGCCGGTGGCGTCAGCCGACTCCTGCGGGATGATGGAGAAATGACTCTGACGCAGCCGGCTCAACATGTCACTGAGCACCAGCCGCAGTTCGCCGCGGGTGCGCGCGGCCGCGGCCCGCGGGCGCAGGGTGTCGCCCAGCGCGACCCAGTTGACCCCGTTGTAGGTGGTGTCCCAGTGCGTCCGCCGAATGATGCCCCAGGCGGTGTCGAAGATGGCCACCGCATTGCCGGCTGGTTCAACGGCGCGCGAGGCGGCATCGGCCGCGCTCACGCCGCAGGCAGCAGGCAGCGGGGGCAGGGCAGCGGACGCCGCAGGGGCCGGTTCGGACGCGTGAGTCTGGGACGGCGGTACGGTTCGACACCCCAAAAGCACGAGTGGGACACCGAAGAGCGCTGAAAGGCGACGTGACATAGTCCTCATCCTACTATCCGACCCCCCTTCCAGGTTTCGCGCAAGGCCAGGTCGTGACAAAAAAGTCGTGAACGTTTTCTGAAACAGCCCGCCACCCTCTCGCACCCCGTCCGGACAAATCGTTATCGTGAAAGGTTGTAGCCTCACCCAACGCTGCCTTTTCGCTGTTCTTCCGCCGCTTTTCTCCGAACTCATGTCGACTCGACTGCACGCGCTCCACAACGCCGGCCAATCCCTCTGGCTCGACTACATCGATCGTGTCATGCTCGCCAATGGGGACCTTACGCGTCGCATCGCCGAGGACGCCCTCACCGGCATGACGTCCAACCCGACGATTTTCGAGAAGGCGCTGGCTGAGGGTGCGGCGTACGACGAGCAGCTGGCTACGGTGGATACGGCAGCCTCGGATCGCGAGGCCTTCTTCACGCTGGCGGCCACCGATGTGCGCAATGCCTGCGATGCCTTCCGTGGTGTCTATGAGCGGACGGCGGCCGTCGACGGCTACGTGTCCCTCGAAGTCTCGCCCGACCTTGCGCGCGATGCGGCGGGTACCGTGGCCGAGGCGCGGCGCCTGTGGGCCATTGTCGATCGGCCCAACCTCATGATCAAGGTGCCGGGCACGGTCGAAGGCGCGGAGGCCATCCGTCAGCTGATTGCCGATGGCATCAACGTGAATGTCACGCTGCTCTTTGCCGTCGAGGCACATGCTCGCGTCATTGAGGCCTACCTCGCGGGTCTCGAGCAGCGCGCAGCTGCCGGTCTGCCCATCGATCGCATTGCCTCCGTGGCCTCGTTCTTCGTAAGCCGTGTGGACTCGGCCATCGACAAGCAGTTGGGGCAGATGGCCGCAGCCGATGCGTCGCGTGCCGGCACGCTGCTGGCGCTGCAGGGCAAGGCCGCCATTGCCAACGCCAAGCTCGCGTATCGCCTCTTCTCCGCGTCG
Encoded here:
- a CDS encoding pilus assembly FimT family protein, with protein sequence MSARLASSLRYCTHSAPRHAARAGVTLFELLVVLAILAIVTAAVVRQQLPPAPADRREQAADLDALVDSARQLATKQAVTVALRVYDDGLWSIVVPGQTEPLAAGTLDVRGIGALQLTVDPLGACRPVGKWSVKREGTATVWDATRCRWRMPRAGESTAGTRAPTT
- a CDS encoding S41 family peptidase is translated as MSAADAASRAVEPAGNAVAIFDTAWGIIRRTHWDTTYNGVNWVALGDTLRPRAAAARTRGELRLVLSDMLSRLRQSHFSIIPQESADATGAGSGSGAPGRSGGDQPGWLGFETRLLDGAMVVTQVDTGGPAWHAGVRTGWVLQAVRGCPTAARVARLPASLEPRRRALMASQMLNRSLSGSAGDTAQLSFADARDVTRDLTLVQQAFPGSIAKFGNLPPMPAQLEWSRVKQDGRTVGVIRFNVWMPVLSPAFDAAMDSLRSSDAIVIDVRGNLGGVGGMSMGIAGHFLDTSVAIGVMTQRTSNLRFVANPRRVNGQNQTVKPFAGPLAIVVDPLSASTTEIFAGGLQLLKRATVFGTQSAGQALPSVPERLPNGDILYHAIADFVGPTGKPVEGEGVIPDRVVPLTRPELIKGRDAALDAALRWAAGQAARPIVP
- the tal gene encoding transaldolase; translation: MSTRLHALHNAGQSLWLDYIDRVMLANGDLTRRIAEDALTGMTSNPTIFEKALAEGAAYDEQLATVDTAASDREAFFTLAATDVRNACDAFRGVYERTAAVDGYVSLEVSPDLARDAAGTVAEARRLWAIVDRPNLMIKVPGTVEGAEAIRQLIADGINVNVTLLFAVEAHARVIEAYLAGLEQRAAAGLPIDRIASVASFFVSRVDSAIDKQLGQMAAADASRAGTLLALQGKAAIANAKLAYRLFSASFSGSRWDALAARGARVQRPLWASTSTKNPAYRDVIYVEELIGPDTVNTLPPATLEAFRDHGEVRQSVTEGVAEAERTLAALEANGVALQQVTDTLLAEGLASFEQSFVTLLAGLARKRAALAAS